The Nitrospirota bacterium genome contains a region encoding:
- a CDS encoding HlyD family type I secretion periplasmic adaptor subunit, producing the protein MEATVPIEAERAAAYKQLLEHQFVSKMDYLQVEEQRIDKAQELAWQRKKLVQDRAAFAEAEQSYRAFVSEFQQTKQAELSATETKARSLAQEVVKAEQRTDWQRLVSPIDGVVQQLAVHTLGGVVTPAQPLMVIVPLDHPVEVEAQVENKDVGFVKEGQPVEIKVETFPFTLYGTIPGKVLSVSDDAAQVEKVGLVYPARVSLDRATIQVDGRQVNLSPGMAVTVEIKTGRRRVIEYLLSPL; encoded by the coding sequence TTGGAAGCCACCGTCCCGATCGAAGCCGAGCGCGCCGCGGCCTATAAGCAACTACTCGAGCACCAGTTTGTGTCCAAGATGGACTATCTGCAAGTCGAGGAGCAGCGCATCGACAAGGCCCAGGAGCTCGCGTGGCAACGAAAGAAGCTCGTCCAGGATCGCGCGGCTTTTGCCGAGGCGGAGCAGAGCTACCGGGCGTTCGTCTCCGAATTTCAACAGACCAAGCAGGCTGAACTGTCTGCGACCGAAACGAAAGCGCGGTCGCTCGCCCAGGAAGTGGTCAAGGCGGAGCAGCGCACGGACTGGCAACGCCTCGTCTCCCCGATCGACGGCGTGGTGCAACAGCTCGCGGTCCATACACTGGGCGGCGTTGTCACGCCGGCGCAACCGTTGATGGTGATCGTCCCGCTGGACCATCCGGTCGAAGTCGAAGCGCAGGTCGAAAACAAGGACGTCGGATTCGTCAAAGAAGGTCAGCCGGTCGAGATCAAAGTCGAAACCTTCCCGTTCACCCTCTACGGCACGATTCCGGGCAAAGTGCTCAGTGTGTCCGATGATGCGGCACAGGTCGAGAAAGTTGGCCTGGTGTATCCGGCACGCGTCAGCCTGGATCGCGCGACGATCCAGGTCGATGGCAGGCAGGTGAATCTCTCACCCGGCATGGCCGTCACCGTGGAGATCAAGACCGGGCGGCGACGAGTCATTGAGTATCTGCTGAGTCCGCT